A portion of the Achromobacter sp. MFA1 R4 genome contains these proteins:
- a CDS encoding branched-chain amino acid ABC transporter permease, with protein sequence MSSVIMSSNRLAADAKPAAVAAAPRRLMAGAGVAGVVVLALLPLVAGGYWTYTLGLCFANAIAIISVSFLVRYGGEVSIGHGVFVAAGAYTVALMEKYLGVSLLASLPLAAVSGAFLGLLFAYPSRYLSGIYLAVATMALALALPEVLLHFSSVSGGYEGLYVKLDALPGIAKETQRYYLPLAGLVAVALLLRHFRRSRQAMALLLIRASPHAAESFGVRRSWARVSCMALSGAIAAIAGALLSFSSSTVSPNSFTLWTSIFLLVGSVVSLYSMSILGSLLGGLFLTLMPLLLAGAGDWVPILYGTALLGVVLGVNALPAKLRARLHGGNP encoded by the coding sequence GTGTCTAGCGTGATCATGTCATCCAACCGCCTGGCGGCGGACGCAAAGCCGGCCGCGGTCGCCGCGGCGCCGCGGCGCCTGATGGCGGGCGCGGGCGTGGCCGGCGTGGTGGTCCTGGCGTTGCTGCCCCTGGTGGCGGGCGGCTACTGGACCTACACCCTGGGCCTGTGCTTTGCCAACGCCATTGCCATCATTTCGGTGAGCTTCCTGGTGCGCTATGGCGGCGAGGTCTCGATCGGCCATGGCGTGTTCGTCGCGGCCGGCGCGTATACCGTCGCCCTGATGGAAAAATACCTGGGCGTGTCGCTGCTGGCCAGCCTGCCGCTGGCGGCGGTCTCGGGCGCTTTCCTGGGGCTGCTCTTCGCCTATCCCTCGCGCTATCTGTCGGGCATCTACCTGGCCGTCGCCACGATGGCGCTGGCGCTGGCCCTGCCCGAGGTGCTGCTGCATTTCTCGTCGGTGTCGGGCGGCTACGAAGGGTTGTACGTCAAGCTGGATGCGCTGCCCGGCATCGCCAAGGAAACGCAGCGCTATTACCTGCCGCTGGCCGGGCTGGTCGCCGTCGCGCTGCTGCTGCGCCACTTCCGCCGCTCGCGCCAGGCGATGGCGCTGCTGCTGATCCGCGCCTCGCCGCACGCGGCCGAATCGTTCGGCGTGCGCCGCAGCTGGGCGCGCGTGTCGTGCATGGCCCTGAGCGGCGCCATCGCTGCCATCGCCGGCGCCCTGCTGTCGTTCAGCTCGTCAACCGTCTCGCCCAACAGCTTTACGTTGTGGACCTCGATCTTCCTGCTGGTCGGCTCGGTGGTCAGCCTGTATTCGATGTCGATCCTGGGCAGCCTGCTGGGCGGCCTGTTCCTGACGCTCATGCCGCTGCTGCTGGCCGGCGCGGGCGACTGGGTGCCCATCCTGTACGGCACGGCGCTGCTGGGCGTGGTGCTGGGCGTCAACGCGCTGCCCGCCAAGCTGCGCGCCCGTCTGCACGGAGGCAATCCATGA
- a CDS encoding branched-chain amino acid ABC transporter permease has product MDDFIGLIWAGVVSGCLYAMGAIGIVLIYKSSNVVNFAHGNLAGLAAFLVFGFTAGLFANLAWGAAVVLTLAIMVAVMAVSYFLIAPLVFKSDLTSTIATLGVGLIAQGATQLLFGSNVVSLDLPLPAWRGQIGPIRITAYDLAVLGATAVAIGLLYLLIERTRIGIAFRAVSANPYASRVCGLNLRRVHLFSWITAGVLGLIASLLIVPTTFLSSTSVSSFMLQAFAAAVVGGFNSLPGAVLGGILIGAIMNLLSFYVSAEFNNTYLLLTILLVLNVFPKGVLAIRGGARV; this is encoded by the coding sequence ATGGATGATTTCATCGGACTCATCTGGGCGGGCGTGGTCAGCGGCTGCCTCTACGCCATGGGTGCGATCGGCATCGTGCTGATCTACAAGAGCTCGAATGTCGTGAACTTCGCGCACGGCAACCTGGCGGGCCTGGCGGCGTTCCTGGTGTTCGGCTTCACGGCCGGGCTGTTCGCGAACCTGGCCTGGGGCGCGGCCGTGGTGCTCACGCTGGCGATCATGGTCGCGGTAATGGCGGTCAGCTACTTCCTGATCGCGCCGCTGGTCTTCAAGTCGGACCTGACCAGCACCATCGCCACCCTTGGCGTGGGCCTGATCGCGCAGGGGGCGACGCAATTGCTCTTCGGCTCGAACGTGGTGTCGCTGGACCTGCCGCTGCCCGCGTGGCGCGGCCAGATCGGTCCGATCCGCATCACCGCCTATGACCTCGCGGTGCTGGGCGCGACCGCCGTCGCCATCGGGCTGCTGTACCTGCTGATCGAACGCACCCGCATCGGCATTGCGTTCCGCGCGGTGTCGGCCAATCCCTATGCCAGCCGCGTGTGCGGGCTGAACCTGCGCCGGGTGCATCTGTTTTCGTGGATCACGGCCGGCGTGCTGGGGCTGATCGCGTCGCTGCTGATCGTGCCGACGACGTTCCTGTCCTCGACCAGCGTGTCTTCCTTCATGCTCCAGGCGTTCGCGGCGGCCGTCGTGGGCGGCTTCAACAGCCTGCCGGGCGCGGTGCTGGGCGGCATCCTGATCGGCGCCATCATGAACCTGCTGTCGTTCTATGTCTCGGCCGAGTTCAACAACACCTATCTGCTGCTGACGATCCTGCTGGTGCTCAATGTGTTCCCGAAGGGCGTTCTGGCAATCCGGGGAGGCGCCCGTGTCTAG